A genomic segment from Brevundimonas mediterranea encodes:
- a CDS encoding dihydroorotase: protein MTQTYDLIVRGGEVANHAGRGRADVGVIDGKIAFIGDLSQASAGETFDATGLTVLPGVIDTQVHFREPGLEWKEDLETGSRAAALGGVVAVFEMPNTNPNTTDPDTMADKLARAKDRMWTDHAFYVGGTHENADYLGELERLPGCCGVKVFMGASTGDLLIADDEGVRKVLSNVRRRATFHSEDEYRLVERRGLARTGDWTSHPEVRDAESAIRSTRRLVGLAQETGARIHVLHVTTKDEMEFLRFHKDVATVEITPQHLTLAAPEAYERLGAYAQMNPPIRSQEHVDALWLWGMQQGVADVLGSDHAPHTKEEKAKPYPASPSGMPGVQTLVPLMLTHVAQGRLSLERFIDLTSAGAQRVFGTANKGRMAVSYDADLTIVDLKAKRVITHDQQASRCGWTPFDGFEATGWPMATLVRGRVVMQDGELIGAAHGRPVRFMETL, encoded by the coding sequence ATGACCCAGACCTATGACCTGATCGTCCGTGGCGGCGAGGTGGCCAATCACGCGGGGCGCGGCCGGGCCGACGTCGGGGTGATCGACGGCAAGATCGCCTTCATCGGCGACCTGTCCCAGGCCTCGGCCGGCGAGACCTTCGACGCCACGGGCCTGACGGTCCTGCCCGGCGTCATCGACACCCAGGTCCATTTCCGCGAACCCGGCCTGGAGTGGAAGGAAGACCTGGAGACCGGGTCACGCGCCGCCGCCCTGGGCGGGGTCGTCGCCGTGTTCGAGATGCCGAACACCAATCCCAACACCACCGACCCGGACACCATGGCCGACAAGCTGGCAAGGGCGAAGGACCGGATGTGGACCGACCACGCCTTCTATGTCGGCGGCACCCACGAGAACGCCGACTATCTGGGCGAGTTGGAGCGGCTGCCCGGCTGCTGCGGGGTCAAGGTCTTCATGGGCGCCTCGACCGGCGACCTGCTGATCGCCGACGACGAGGGGGTGCGCAAGGTCCTGTCGAACGTGCGCCGCCGCGCCACCTTCCATTCCGAGGACGAATACCGGCTGGTCGAGCGGCGCGGCCTGGCCCGCACCGGCGACTGGACCAGCCACCCCGAGGTCCGCGACGCCGAGAGCGCCATCCGCTCGACGCGCCGCCTGGTCGGCCTGGCCCAGGAGACGGGCGCCCGCATCCACGTCCTGCACGTCACGACGAAAGATGAAATGGAGTTCCTGCGCTTCCACAAGGATGTCGCCACCGTCGAGATCACGCCGCAACACCTGACCCTGGCCGCGCCCGAGGCCTATGAGCGGCTGGGCGCCTACGCCCAGATGAACCCGCCGATCCGGTCGCAGGAGCATGTGGACGCCCTATGGCTGTGGGGCATGCAGCAGGGCGTCGCCGACGTTCTGGGGTCCGACCATGCGCCACACACCAAGGAGGAGAAGGCCAAGCCCTATCCGGCCTCGCCGTCGGGCATGCCGGGGGTCCAGACCCTGGTGCCCCTGATGCTGACCCATGTGGCCCAGGGCCGGCTCAGCCTGGAGCGGTTCATCGACCTGACCTCGGCCGGCGCCCAGCGGGTGTTCGGCACGGCCAACAAGGGGCGGATGGCCGTCAGCTATGACGCCGATCTGACTATCGTCGACCTGAAGGCGAAGCGCGTGATCACCCACGACCAGCAGGCGTCGCGCTGCGGCTGGACCCCGTTCGACGGGTTCGAGGCGACCGGCTGGCCCATGGCCACCCTCGTGCGCGGCCGGGTGGTGATGCAGGACGGCGAACTGATCGGCGCGGCCCATGGTCGGCCGGTGCGGTTCATGGAGACGCTGTGA